GTTGTAGTAAGACAGATGACAAGAAAAGTTAAGGTTGAAGATTCAGGTGATACTGAATTACTTCCAGGTACTATGATAGATATATTTGACTTTAAAGAAGAAAATCAAAAGATAGAAGAAAAAGGTGGAAAGCCTGCTGAAGCTAGAGTTTCTCTACTTGGTATAACAAAAGCTGCGCTTGCTACTGATTCATTCTTATCAGCAGCATCTTTCCAAGAAACAACGAGAGTTTTAACAGATGCAGCAATAAAAGGAAAATCAGATCCGCTTGTTGGATTAAAGGAAAATGTAACTATAGGAAAATTAATTCCAGCAGGTACAGGAATGACTAGATACAAGAGCATAGAAATAGATCCAGTAGTTACCGAAAAAAGTTCTGATGATGAAGGTTTTATGTCAGAAGACAAAATAGAAGGTTAAAAGACATTTTATTGACATAACAATTCATAGATGCTAAAATAAGAATTGTGTGTAGTTTTCAGAATGTGTGATAATTAATATTGTAATATATTGTAGAGGTAATCTATTACTTTACCTCTACAATTAAATATTAAGGAGGATCAGTTTATGGTAAACAGGCTGCCAAAAAATAGAGTGGTAGGCATGAAACAATCTCTTAAAGCTATAAATGAGGGAAAAGCAGAATTAGTGTACATAGCTAAAGATGCGGAAAATGAGTTGTTTCAAACTGTTGAAAAATT
The Clostridium felsineum DSM 794 DNA segment above includes these coding regions:
- a CDS encoding ribosomal L7Ae/L30e/S12e/Gadd45 family protein yields the protein MVNRLPKNRVVGMKQSLKAINEGKAELVYIAKDAENELFQTVEKLAKEHSLQIVYIDTMKELGKLCNIDVEASTAVVLK